The proteins below come from a single Chitinophaga pinensis DSM 2588 genomic window:
- a CDS encoding exonuclease domain-containing protein: MYAIVDIETTGGHASANGITEIAIYIYDGRNIVQQYETLINPGVPIPRYIQSLTGITDEMVANAPAFDEVAGDIFALLHDKIFVAHNVNFDYSFIQYHLAQAGYQLRTKKLCTVRLGRKIIPGLPSYSLGNLCKSLEISVTQRHRAAGDAAATVKLFGLLLQQDTGKAIAHALSTHSKEQFLPPNLPPEQVTALPGTPGVYYFHDQKGKVVYVGKAKNIRKRVNSHFTGNSAGRKRQEFLRNIYSISHEVTGTELMAHILESVEIKRLWPVYNYSQKYIEFKYGFYCFEDQEGYLRLVIEKRRKYSAPLHSFPLLVQGHQMLRGLIREFDLCPRLCFLQKGQGACSPIPDHTCRGACEKKETSETYNLRVKAAIIHMQQQQPTFAIIGMGRDAQEQSCILMEKGRFYGMGYIPRDTAITEGPQCKEWLTQYPENEYILNLIHQHAGAHDQELLKFS; the protein is encoded by the coding sequence ATGTATGCAATAGTTGATATAGAAACTACAGGTGGCCATGCCAGTGCAAACGGCATTACGGAAATAGCCATTTATATTTATGACGGACGGAATATTGTACAGCAATACGAAACGCTGATTAATCCGGGTGTACCCATTCCCCGATATATTCAATCCCTTACCGGTATTACGGACGAGATGGTAGCAAACGCACCGGCCTTTGATGAAGTAGCCGGCGATATCTTCGCCCTGTTACATGATAAGATCTTCGTAGCACACAACGTTAATTTCGATTATTCCTTTATTCAATATCATCTTGCCCAGGCTGGATATCAGTTACGCACTAAAAAACTGTGTACGGTAAGGCTTGGCCGTAAGATCATTCCGGGACTGCCTTCTTACAGTCTGGGTAATCTGTGTAAATCACTGGAAATCTCCGTTACACAGCGTCACCGCGCTGCGGGAGATGCAGCAGCAACGGTAAAACTGTTTGGCCTGTTATTACAGCAGGATACTGGTAAGGCCATTGCCCATGCTTTGTCCACCCACTCCAAAGAACAGTTCCTGCCACCGAACCTGCCACCTGAACAGGTAACGGCATTACCGGGTACTCCGGGTGTCTATTATTTCCATGATCAGAAAGGAAAAGTGGTGTATGTAGGGAAGGCGAAGAATATCCGGAAACGTGTCAATAGTCATTTTACGGGTAACAGTGCCGGCAGGAAAAGACAGGAGTTTCTTCGTAATATATACAGTATTTCGCACGAAGTGACGGGCACAGAGCTGATGGCGCATATACTGGAAAGTGTGGAGATCAAACGACTGTGGCCGGTTTATAACTATTCGCAGAAATATATAGAATTCAAATACGGCTTTTATTGTTTTGAAGACCAGGAAGGCTATCTGCGTCTGGTCATCGAGAAACGCCGTAAATATTCCGCCCCGTTGCACTCTTTTCCGTTACTGGTGCAGGGGCATCAGATGTTACGGGGCCTGATCAGGGAATTTGATCTTTGTCCCCGCCTGTGCTTCTTACAAAAAGGGCAGGGCGCCTGTTCACCGATCCCCGATCATACCTGCCGGGGCGCCTGTGAGAAAAAAGAAACGTCCGAAACCTACAATCTCCGGGTAAAAGCTGCCATTATCCATATGCAGCAACAGCAGCCGACATTCGCCATTATTGGTATGGGACGCGATGCGCAGGAGCAGAGTTGCATCCTGATGGAGAAAGGACGTTTCTACGGAATGGGGTATATTCCCCGTGATACCGCTATCACAGAAGGGCCGCAGTGCAAGGAATGGTTGACACAGTATCCTGAAAATGAATATATTCTGAATCTCATTCACCAGCATGCCGGCGCGCATGATCAGGAACTGCTGAAGTTTTCTTAG
- a CDS encoding DUF4142 domain-containing protein gives MKKLTFIAATMLAAWMFQACNSGNTEAKHEDAVDSAQAVNKETAPVDKESSDFAVKAADGGMLEVQAGKLAQEKGTTQRIKDFGALLVRDHSKAGDELKGLATTKNITLPDSVGSDYSEHLRDMSKLSGKEFDKHFIDMMVNDHDKDVDMFDKASQNLTDPDLKTWAGNTLPTLKAHQDTAKAIQDAMKKK, from the coding sequence ATGAAAAAGCTCACTTTTATTGCCGCTACAATGCTGGCTGCCTGGATGTTTCAGGCTTGTAATTCAGGAAACACAGAAGCCAAACACGAAGATGCTGTAGATAGTGCGCAGGCAGTAAATAAAGAAACCGCTCCTGTAGATAAAGAATCATCTGACTTCGCAGTAAAAGCTGCTGACGGCGGCATGCTGGAAGTACAGGCTGGTAAACTGGCACAGGAAAAAGGTACAACACAGCGTATCAAGGATTTTGGTGCACTGCTGGTGCGTGATCACTCTAAAGCGGGCGACGAACTGAAGGGACTGGCGACTACTAAGAATATTACCCTGCCAGATAGTGTAGGGTCCGACTATTCTGAACACCTGAGAGACATGAGTAAACTCTCCGGTAAAGAGTTTGACAAACACTTCATCGACATGATGGTAAATGATCATGATAAAGATGTAGATATGTTTGACAAAGCGTCTCAGAACCTGACTGATCCGGACCTGAAAACATGGGCAGGTAACACATTGCCTACGCTGAAAGCACACCAGGATACCGCTAAGGCGATCCAGGATGCGATGAAGAAGAAATAG
- a CDS encoding TetR/AcrR family transcriptional regulator codes for MARNKAFDPEEKLEKARDLFWEKGYNATSMQDLCEEMKLNRASIYDTYGDKYALFQQCLQNYAKEKLFDYKQCCEKVSPLSAIDSIIRRAVHNRKEGKSCLMVKTSFELASMDEGIRHIVQEQARQSISVLQELLEKAQKMNEIPAEKDPATLAQFLYASFSSIWLMDVLFGDKAMLDSMADHILYSIRH; via the coding sequence ATGGCACGGAATAAAGCATTTGATCCTGAGGAAAAGCTGGAAAAAGCGAGGGATCTCTTCTGGGAGAAGGGATACAACGCGACATCCATGCAAGACCTCTGTGAGGAAATGAAACTGAACCGGGCCAGTATATATGATACTTACGGTGACAAATACGCCCTCTTTCAACAGTGTCTGCAGAACTACGCGAAGGAGAAACTATTTGATTACAAACAATGCTGTGAGAAGGTATCACCACTTTCAGCGATAGATAGTATCATACGAAGAGCGGTCCACAACAGGAAAGAAGGGAAGTCCTGCCTCATGGTAAAGACATCCTTTGAACTGGCTTCAATGGATGAAGGCATAAGACACATTGTACAGGAACAGGCAAGACAAAGCATCAGCGTATTACAGGAACTTTTGGAGAAAGCACAAAAGATGAACGAAATACCAGCAGAAAAGGATCCGGCTACACTAGCACAGTTCCTATACGCAAGCTTCAGTTCGATCTGGTTGATGGACGTATTATTCGGTGATAAAGCAATGTTGGACAGCATGGCAGACCATATATTGTATAGCATCAGGCATTGA
- a CDS encoding alkene reductase translates to MYPTLLSSATIGNYAISNKVVMAPTAGKSHVPAGIPNDVTVNYYSQRAKAGLIIAEGTGPAENGMGQAHMPGIYSKDQISGWKKVTKAVHENGGRIFLQIKHTGRISHPANMPAKADVIAPSAITAKGEIWTEKLGWQPHATPRAMTTSEVGKMVQQYVKAATQAIAAGFDGVEIHAAHGYLMDQFLHPDTNQRTDKYGGSIPNRVRFVLEAVAAVSHAIGRHRTGILLSPYSQVNDLQHHNQIDATYEYLTDALDTYGLSYIHLLTETATPATLIAGIRSRFNGTLILNGDYDALSAEQTVQNGLADLIAFENPCVSSPLSGKFATTSSEPLKKPNYACANC, encoded by the coding sequence ATGTATCCAACATTATTATCATCCGCTACTATAGGCAATTATGCCATTTCAAACAAGGTGGTGATGGCGCCCACCGCTGGTAAAAGTCACGTACCTGCAGGTATACCCAACGACGTGACCGTCAACTACTACAGCCAGAGGGCCAAAGCCGGCCTGATCATCGCAGAGGGAACCGGTCCTGCAGAAAACGGTATGGGCCAGGCGCACATGCCAGGAATTTATAGCAAGGACCAGATTTCAGGATGGAAGAAAGTAACAAAAGCCGTACATGAAAACGGTGGCCGGATCTTCCTGCAGATCAAACACACAGGGCGTATATCACACCCTGCCAACATGCCGGCTAAGGCAGACGTAATAGCTCCTTCGGCTATAACAGCCAAAGGTGAGATATGGACAGAGAAACTGGGCTGGCAACCACATGCCACTCCAAGAGCAATGACTACATCAGAGGTAGGAAAAATGGTCCAGCAGTATGTAAAGGCAGCAACACAGGCAATAGCAGCAGGTTTCGACGGAGTGGAAATACACGCAGCGCATGGATATTTAATGGACCAGTTCCTGCACCCTGATACAAATCAACGGACAGACAAATACGGCGGCAGTATTCCTAACAGGGTGCGCTTTGTACTCGAAGCCGTCGCAGCTGTCAGTCACGCAATAGGCAGGCACCGTACAGGCATCCTCCTGTCTCCTTACAGCCAGGTCAATGACCTGCAGCATCACAATCAGATAGACGCTACTTACGAATACCTGACAGATGCTCTGGATACTTACGGATTGTCTTACATACACCTGCTGACTGAAACGGCAACTCCCGCCACACTGATTGCTGGCATACGTTCCCGCTTCAACGGAACACTGATCTTAAATGGTGATTATGACGCCCTGAGCGCAGAACAAACAGTGCAGAATGGCCTGGCTGATCTGATCGCGTTTGAGAATCCATGTGTCTCTTCTCCTCTCTCCGGTAAGTTTGCAACAACTTCCAGTGAGCCGTTAAAAAAGCCCAATTACGCTTGTGCGAATTGTTAA
- the uxaC gene encoding glucuronate isomerase: protein MKKFLDEHFLLTNNTAKRLYHDYAKEMPVIDYHCHLPPAQIAADTTFGTLTQAWLYGDHYKWRAMRTNGVHESYCTGNKTDWEKFEKWAATVPYTLRNPLYHWTHLELQRYFDIHDILGPATASDIYYNASAQLETPAFSTRNLLRKMNVALVCTTDDPADTLEHHQQLRQDGFEIPILPAFRPDQAMNVDDPEKYNAYLSKLEEAAGITIDTYTDLLDALKNRHDFFASQGCSVSDHGIEEIYAEDFLEKDINVIFLKVRSGQRLSLLEARQIKSALLLQLAEMDWEKGWVQQYHLGALRNNNSRMMRVLGPDTGWDSIGDFSQARALAKFLDRLDSQDRLAKTILYNLNPADNELLATMIGNFNDGSVAGKVQFGSAWWFLDQKDGMIKQINALSNMGLLSRFVGMLTDSRSFLSYPRHEYFRRIVCELFGQEVENGELPNDVEWIGKVVKDICYYNAQQYFNWKELAVEAGVSR, encoded by the coding sequence ATGAAGAAGTTCCTGGATGAACATTTTCTCCTGACTAACAATACCGCAAAACGTCTTTATCACGATTATGCAAAGGAGATGCCTGTGATCGATTATCACTGTCATCTTCCACCAGCGCAGATAGCGGCAGATACCACTTTTGGTACGCTCACACAGGCATGGCTGTATGGGGATCATTATAAATGGAGAGCAATGCGTACAAACGGTGTGCATGAAAGCTACTGCACCGGTAATAAAACAGACTGGGAGAAGTTTGAGAAATGGGCTGCTACGGTGCCATATACCCTGCGTAATCCCCTTTATCACTGGACGCATCTGGAATTACAACGTTATTTTGATATACATGATATTTTAGGTCCGGCGACTGCTTCGGATATTTATTACAATGCCAGTGCGCAACTGGAAACACCTGCTTTCAGTACCCGTAACCTGCTGCGTAAGATGAATGTAGCGCTTGTATGTACGACGGATGATCCGGCAGACACGCTGGAACACCATCAGCAGTTACGCCAGGATGGTTTTGAAATACCTATTCTGCCTGCGTTCCGTCCGGATCAGGCGATGAATGTAGATGATCCGGAGAAGTACAATGCTTACCTGTCAAAACTGGAAGAAGCGGCCGGTATTACCATCGATACTTATACGGATCTGCTGGATGCCTTAAAGAACAGACATGACTTCTTTGCTTCGCAGGGTTGTTCTGTTTCAGATCATGGTATTGAAGAGATCTATGCAGAAGATTTTCTGGAAAAAGATATCAACGTGATCTTCCTGAAAGTAAGGAGTGGCCAGCGATTGAGTCTGTTAGAAGCACGTCAGATCAAGTCTGCCTTGCTCTTGCAACTGGCGGAGATGGACTGGGAGAAGGGCTGGGTCCAGCAGTATCACCTGGGTGCTTTAAGGAATAATAACTCGCGTATGATGCGTGTATTAGGACCAGATACCGGATGGGATTCCATTGGTGATTTCTCTCAGGCGAGGGCGCTGGCGAAGTTCCTCGACAGACTGGATAGTCAGGATAGATTAGCGAAGACGATATTATATAATCTGAATCCGGCGGATAATGAACTGCTGGCTACTATGATCGGTAATTTCAATGATGGTTCGGTGGCGGGGAAGGTGCAGTTTGGTTCGGCGTGGTGGTTCCTGGATCAGAAGGATGGTATGATCAAACAGATCAATGCACTCTCCAATATGGGATTACTGAGCCGGTTTGTAGGGATGCTGACGGACTCCCGCAGCTTTTTATCTTATCCCCGGCATGAGTATTTCCGGAGAATTGTATGTGAGCTGTTCGGGCAGGAAGTAGAGAATGGAGAATTACCCAATGATGTGGAGTGGATCGGTAAGGTGGTAAAAGACATCTGCTATTACAATGCGCAGCAGTATTTCAACTGGAAAGAGCTGGCGGTAGAGGCTGGGGTAAGCCGATAA
- a CDS encoding UxaA family hydrolase, which translates to MTGLKRKVLKVHPQDNVVVALTDLKKGESVQENGRVYTLAEDVPAKHKFTETILHPGDAITMYGVLVGKAKELLPAGAKIAVGNVQHASSDFQLAATRKTAWHIPDISKWQDRTFMGYHRADGSVGTGNYWLVIPMVFCENRNVEVLRETLVEELGYGRPKKYAAFARQLAQQYQQGADASAILETVYTEDPAQQGQQRLFENVDGIKFLTHEGGCGGIRQDAQTLCGLLAGYITHANVAGATVLSLGCQNAQITMLEEEIRKRSPDFSKPLFILDQQQTGTEQALITAAVRQTMAGLIEANKITRTPAPLYKLCIGLECGGSDGFSGISANPAIGYTSDLLVALGGSVILSEFPELCGVEQEMSDRCVNTTDALRFIELMRTYQRRAEEAGSGFDMNPSPGNIKDGLITDAIKSAGAAKKGGTSPVAAVLDYPQKVSLPGLNLLCTPGNDVESTTAEVGAGATIVLFTTGLGTPTGNPVTPVIKLSSNTKLYQRMPDIIDINTGTIIDGEESIPEAGERILNYVIDVASGITKARSVINGQDDFIPWKRGVSL; encoded by the coding sequence ATGACGGGATTGAAAAGAAAAGTCCTGAAAGTTCATCCGCAGGATAATGTAGTGGTAGCACTGACGGATCTGAAAAAAGGAGAAAGCGTGCAGGAAAACGGACGGGTATACACATTGGCAGAAGATGTACCTGCAAAGCACAAGTTTACCGAAACCATATTGCATCCGGGAGATGCGATTACCATGTATGGCGTACTGGTGGGTAAGGCAAAAGAATTATTGCCCGCAGGCGCGAAGATAGCTGTTGGCAATGTACAACACGCATCCAGTGATTTTCAGCTGGCAGCTACACGTAAGACAGCATGGCATATACCGGATATTTCGAAATGGCAGGACCGCACCTTTATGGGCTATCATCGGGCAGATGGTAGTGTCGGTACGGGTAACTACTGGCTGGTCATTCCCATGGTGTTTTGTGAGAACAGGAATGTAGAGGTCCTGAGGGAAACACTGGTGGAAGAATTAGGTTATGGTCGTCCGAAAAAATATGCTGCCTTTGCACGTCAGCTGGCGCAGCAATACCAGCAGGGTGCAGATGCTTCTGCTATACTGGAAACGGTATATACAGAAGATCCTGCGCAGCAGGGGCAACAACGCCTGTTTGAAAATGTGGATGGTATCAAGTTCCTGACGCATGAAGGTGGTTGTGGTGGTATCCGTCAGGATGCGCAGACTTTGTGTGGATTGCTGGCAGGTTATATCACACATGCGAATGTAGCGGGGGCAACGGTGTTGAGCCTGGGATGCCAGAATGCACAGATTACGATGCTGGAAGAAGAGATCCGTAAACGTTCTCCTGATTTCAGCAAACCCCTGTTTATACTCGATCAGCAGCAGACAGGTACAGAGCAGGCTTTGATCACTGCGGCGGTAAGGCAGACGATGGCCGGATTGATTGAAGCCAATAAAATTACCCGAACACCGGCTCCCTTATACAAGTTGTGTATAGGACTGGAATGTGGTGGTTCTGATGGCTTCTCTGGTATCTCTGCCAATCCTGCTATCGGTTATACTTCTGATCTGCTGGTTGCATTAGGAGGATCGGTTATTCTATCTGAGTTCCCTGAGCTTTGTGGTGTCGAACAGGAAATGAGCGATCGTTGTGTGAATACGACAGATGCCTTACGTTTTATAGAGCTGATGCGCACGTATCAACGTCGTGCAGAAGAAGCAGGTTCCGGCTTTGATATGAATCCTTCTCCAGGTAATATCAAAGACGGGCTGATTACTGATGCCATCAAATCAGCCGGGGCGGCAAAAAAAGGAGGTACTTCTCCGGTAGCCGCTGTGCTGGATTATCCGCAGAAGGTAAGTCTGCCAGGTCTGAACCTGCTTTGTACACCAGGAAACGATGTAGAATCTACTACAGCAGAAGTAGGAGCGGGGGCCACTATCGTACTGTTCACCACCGGACTGGGTACGCCTACCGGTAATCCTGTGACGCCTGTTATCAAACTGTCCAGCAATACAAAACTTTATCAGCGTATGCCGGATATCATCGATATCAATACAGGTACCATCATCGATGGAGAAGAGTCTATCCCAGAGGCGGGAGAACGCATTTTAAATTATGTCATAGATGTTGCCAGTGGAATTACAAAAGCCAGATCCGTCATCAACGGACAGGATGATTTTATTCCGTGGAAAAGAGGCGTATCACTGTAA
- a CDS encoding tagaturonate reductase, producing the protein MQLNKQFLTGKARAVLPEKVLQFGTGVLLRGLPDYFIDKANKAGIFNGRIVVVKSTDKGNTDAYSEQDYLYTHCIQGIMQGRRVEEYVVNDAISRVLSATGEWEQILECAADPEMEIIISNTTEVGITLTADNIDAAPPASFPGKLLAFLLRRYRHFKGDINKGMVIIPTELIPDNGTKLQHILLELAQQHQLEAAFINWLSAANHICNSLVDRIVPGALPAAAQAAVEAQLRYSDQLMIMSEPYALWAIETSSERVRKVLSFAPADSGVVLAPDINIFRELKLRLLNGTHTLSCGLAVLAGFNTVKEAMEDTAMESCISALAQHEIVPAITDVTIREDAALRFAGSVLDRFRNPFIEHRWQSITMQYTSKMKMRVIPVIVRHYQRLDEVPALMALGFAAYLLFMRDGEVTDDYAAYFKEKWQKLEPAVLVQTVLKDTALWGVDLTQLPGFSHAVTIMMGALLTEGAPSLIRRVSEETTIA; encoded by the coding sequence ATGCAATTGAACAAACAGTTTTTGACAGGCAAAGCGCGTGCTGTATTGCCCGAAAAAGTACTGCAATTCGGTACCGGTGTGTTACTGCGTGGTCTGCCTGATTATTTCATTGATAAGGCCAATAAGGCCGGTATTTTCAATGGGCGTATCGTCGTGGTGAAATCCACTGATAAAGGCAATACCGATGCTTACAGTGAACAGGATTACCTGTATACGCATTGTATCCAGGGGATCATGCAGGGAAGAAGAGTAGAAGAGTATGTTGTCAATGATGCGATCAGCAGGGTATTGTCTGCTACCGGTGAATGGGAACAAATCCTGGAATGCGCGGCTGATCCGGAGATGGAGATCATTATTTCCAACACGACAGAGGTGGGTATTACACTGACGGCGGATAACATAGATGCTGCTCCGCCGGCTTCTTTCCCGGGTAAACTACTGGCATTTCTTTTACGTCGTTATCGGCATTTCAAAGGAGATATCAATAAGGGAATGGTTATCATTCCTACAGAACTGATCCCTGATAACGGGACTAAATTGCAGCACATCCTTTTAGAGCTGGCGCAACAGCATCAGCTGGAAGCTGCTTTTATCAACTGGTTATCTGCTGCGAATCATATCTGTAATTCACTGGTGGACCGTATCGTTCCGGGCGCTCTTCCGGCAGCTGCACAGGCTGCGGTGGAAGCGCAACTGAGGTATTCAGATCAACTGATGATCATGTCAGAACCTTATGCTTTATGGGCGATAGAGACCTCCAGTGAGCGGGTCAGGAAGGTGTTGTCATTTGCACCTGCGGATAGCGGGGTCGTGCTGGCGCCGGATATTAATATCTTCCGCGAACTGAAACTACGGTTGCTGAATGGTACGCATACGCTTAGCTGCGGACTGGCCGTATTGGCAGGATTTAATACAGTAAAAGAGGCAATGGAAGACACCGCCATGGAAAGCTGTATCTCTGCGCTTGCGCAACATGAAATAGTACCTGCTATTACGGATGTAACGATCCGGGAAGATGCGGCTTTACGTTTTGCCGGCAGTGTGCTGGATCGTTTCAGGAACCCCTTTATCGAACATCGCTGGCAGAGTATCACCATGCAGTATACCTCCAAAATGAAGATGAGGGTGATACCTGTGATCGTACGACATTATCAGCGCCTGGATGAAGTTCCTGCACTGATGGCCTTAGGCTTTGCAGCTTACCTGTTGTTCATGCGCGATGGAGAGGTGACGGATGACTATGCAGCCTATTTTAAAGAAAAATGGCAAAAACTGGAACCAGCTGTACTTGTACAGACCGTGTTGAAAGATACCGCCCTTTGGGGAGTAGATCTTACGCAGTTACCGGGTTTTTCACATGCCGTTACTATCATGATGGGCGCTTTGCTCACAGAAGGAGCACCGTCACTAATCAGACGGGTATCAGAAGAAACAACGATCGCTTAA
- a CDS encoding DUF4350 domain-containing protein codes for MKKLLAFLLLLPSAAFAQSAKMAETMIRIWGDSLQLAGRNAHWTYDQGVVLEGFTGLWKNTGDGRYFKFIQTGLDHYIEKDGTIRTYKAEDYNIDNIKNGRSLLLLYKVTNEEKYKLAADKLKAQLDKMPRTKEGGFWHKKRYPFQMWLDGLYMAEPFYAEYAAMYHDETAFKDITRQFVLMEEHSRDNKTGLLYHGYDESREQRWADKTTGRSPNFWGRAMGWYGMALVDALEYYPAGHPGRDSLLKILNRMAVAVKKYQDPASGCWYQVLDKAGSKGNYLEASGSCMFVYALAKGIRLGYLPASYRTVAEKGYKGITKQFVRTAPEGGVNLEGTVSVAGLGGDPYRDGSYAYYLSEKVVTNDPKGVGAYMLASNEMEQAAIPQTGKGLTVTIDNFFNNEFRKGITGQPESWHYLWNEMDNGGFSLWGHIFHNRGAKTNILSAAPTAANLAKSDILIIVDPDTEKETAKPNYMTEAHATQLENWVKQGGVLVILQNDAGNAEIKTFNTLTDKFGIHFKEDSRNHVEGKQFEQGALFLPAENSVFSHTKKIYIKEISTLELKQPAKAVYTDKGDVIMATAKVGKGAVFAVGDPWFYNEYLDGRRLPASFENYQAAIDLTAWLFRQASHK; via the coding sequence ATGAAAAAACTACTGGCTTTTCTCCTCCTCCTCCCTTCTGCCGCTTTTGCGCAATCGGCAAAGATGGCGGAAACCATGATACGCATATGGGGAGATTCTTTACAACTGGCAGGAAGAAATGCACACTGGACATATGATCAGGGTGTAGTACTCGAAGGTTTTACCGGATTGTGGAAGAACACCGGCGACGGCAGGTATTTTAAATTCATACAGACAGGTCTTGATCATTACATTGAGAAAGACGGTACGATCCGGACTTATAAGGCGGAGGATTACAACATAGACAATATCAAAAATGGGCGCTCATTACTCTTGCTATACAAAGTGACAAACGAAGAGAAGTATAAACTGGCGGCCGACAAACTAAAAGCACAGCTGGATAAAATGCCGCGTACGAAAGAAGGCGGCTTCTGGCATAAGAAACGCTATCCCTTCCAGATGTGGCTGGACGGCTTGTACATGGCAGAACCTTTCTATGCGGAATATGCTGCGATGTATCATGACGAAACAGCCTTCAAAGACATCACCCGTCAGTTTGTACTGATGGAAGAACACTCCCGTGATAATAAAACAGGGTTGCTGTATCATGGTTATGATGAATCCCGTGAGCAACGCTGGGCGGATAAAACCACCGGTCGTTCTCCTAATTTCTGGGGACGTGCAATGGGCTGGTACGGGATGGCGCTGGTAGATGCACTGGAATATTATCCTGCCGGACATCCGGGAAGGGATAGTCTGCTGAAGATCCTGAACAGGATGGCAGTAGCCGTTAAGAAATACCAGGATCCTGCCAGTGGTTGCTGGTATCAGGTGCTGGACAAAGCAGGGTCTAAAGGTAACTACCTGGAGGCTTCGGGTTCCTGCATGTTTGTGTATGCACTGGCCAAAGGTATAAGACTGGGTTATTTGCCTGCAAGCTACCGGACGGTAGCTGAGAAAGGCTATAAAGGGATTACTAAACAATTTGTACGCACTGCGCCGGAGGGAGGCGTTAACCTGGAGGGTACCGTAAGTGTAGCTGGTCTGGGGGGAGATCCTTACAGGGATGGCAGCTATGCTTACTACCTGAGTGAGAAAGTAGTGACCAATGATCCTAAGGGTGTCGGCGCTTATATGCTGGCTTCAAATGAGATGGAGCAGGCGGCTATTCCGCAGACAGGTAAAGGACTGACAGTAACTATCGATAACTTTTTTAATAACGAATTCAGGAAAGGGATTACGGGGCAACCCGAATCATGGCATTACCTCTGGAATGAGATGGATAATGGCGGCTTTTCGCTCTGGGGACATATTTTCCATAACAGAGGCGCAAAGACCAACATACTATCAGCAGCACCCACCGCGGCCAATCTGGCCAAATCCGATATCCTGATCATCGTAGATCCTGATACAGAGAAGGAAACGGCAAAGCCTAATTACATGACAGAGGCTCATGCTACGCAATTGGAAAACTGGGTGAAGCAGGGTGGCGTATTGGTGATACTACAGAATGACGCCGGCAATGCAGAGATCAAAACTTTCAATACACTGACAGATAAATTCGGTATTCATTTCAAGGAAGACAGCCGTAATCATGTGGAAGGAAAACAATTTGAACAAGGTGCACTGTTCCTGCCGGCAGAGAATAGTGTATTCTCACATACAAAGAAGATCTACATCAAAGAGATCTCTACACTTGAATTAAAACAACCAGCCAAAGCAGTCTATACCGATAAGGGAGATGTAATCATGGCGACCGCCAAAGTGGGCAAGGGAGCCGTATTCGCCGTAGGTGATCCCTGGTTTTATAATGAATACCTGGATGGACGCCGTTTACCGGCTTCCTTTGAAAATTACCAGGCAGCGATTGATCTGACAGCATGGTTATTCAGACAGGCGTCGCATAAATAA